Proteins encoded by one window of Dreissena polymorpha isolate Duluth1 chromosome 11, UMN_Dpol_1.0, whole genome shotgun sequence:
- the LOC127850486 gene encoding uncharacterized protein LOC127850486: MDDKEFQLNLQELVENYVWDCFKCDLGFLKGIFYQRHKHYFDVRWGYVDFQHVTTKTDRPMIRSVTKDKTELYFTEYQNKSNRDQKYTFSTTRETVATTKIELQENYTLGAETNIEIDLAGVVKIGGGVNGSVSVTNTKGEDFSETLNWNINTEIVVPKWNKARASLYVFEEPSIMEFVVTTTISLPTGSLPVSIRRVKDDKIIKTYWIMNLHCLFSDKQKEDGMVKCETKPVPGKEIDDAIVVIETRGTCRNVSWKNQHVEVQCERMEGFGNEAKDSHDDDESDDDKAKN; encoded by the coding sequence ATGGACGACAAGGAGTTTCAGCTCAATCTTCAAGAGCTCGTTGAAAACTATGTATGGGATTGCTTCAAGTGCGATCTGGGCtttttaaaaggtattttttatcaACGCCACAAGCACTACTTTGACGTTCGCTGGGGATATGTCGATTTTCAACACGTCACTACGAAGACAGACCGCCCAATGATCCGATCGGTCACCAAAGACAAGACAGAACTTTATTTTACAGAGTACCAGAACAAGTCTAATCGGGATCAGAAGTACACATTTTCGACCACAAGAGAGACCGTAGCAACCACTAAAATTGAGCTCCAAGAAAACTACACTTTAGGCGCGGAAACTAACATAGAGATTGACCTTGCAGGAGTGGTTAAAATCGGAGGCGGCGTAAATGGGTCGGTTTCCGTTACCAACACAAAAGGCGAAGATTTTAGCGAGACTTTGAATTGGAATATTAACACAGAAATAGTGGTTCCAAAGTGGAACAAGGCCCGTGCTTCGCTGTACGTTTTCGAGGAACCCTCCATAATGGAATTCGTGGTGACCACCACCATCTCGCTGCCGACTGGAAGTCTTCCGGTCTCCATACGGAGGGTAAAAGATGACAAGATAATAAAAACCTATTGGATAATGAACCTTCATTGTCTCTTTTCGGACAAGCAAAAGGAGGACGGTATGGTGAAATGCGAAACGAAGCCAGTTCCCGGAAAAGAAATAGATGACGCCATTGTTGTCATCGAGACACGTGGCACGTGCAGAAATGTTTCGTGGAAGAACCAGCACGTGGAGGTACAGTGTGAGCGCATGGAGGGCTTCGGGAACGAAGCCAAAGACTCGCATGACGACGACGAAAGCGACGACGACAAGGCAAAGAActag
- the LOC127851764 gene encoding uncharacterized protein LOC127851764 has protein sequence MDIMASFLGHDITVHRSFYRLSQETLQVARMGRLLTAFNNGTVGQYSGKSLDEIPLDETAAELSSDEEMEEENEKDLQENENDLQENEGEDPESSDTDHDVPVRQPHAKPGPSTTVTMSGQPKRLQKLGEDQSHLLKTLFKTNIALRKELKREDCERVMQKYEILHGLSWKKIKNTIHNWITAEKRKTKMII, from the exons ATGGACATTATGGCAAGCTTTTTGGGCCATGACATAACAGTTCACAGATCATTTTATCGCCTTTCTCAGGAAACCCTACAAGTGGCTAGAATGGGACGCCTTCTGACAGCATTCAACAATGGCACAGTTGGACAGTACAGCGGAAAGTCATTAGACGAAATTCCTTTGGACGAGA CTGCAGCAGAGTTAAGCAGCGACGAGGAAATGGAGGAGGAGAATGAAAAAGATCTTCAAGAGAATGAAAATGATCTCCAAGAGAATGAAGGAGAAG ACCCTGAATCTTCTGACACAGACCATGATGTGCCAGTAAGACAGCCACATGCAAAACCTGGGCCGTCCACAACTGTAACCATGTCAGGTCAACCCA AGAGGCTTCAGAAACTCGGTGAAGACCAGAGTCATCTTCTGAAGACGCTGTTCAAAACGAATATTGCGTTGAGAAAGGAACTTAAGCGTGAAGACTGTGAAAGagtaatgcaaaaatatgaaattctACACGGATTGtcatggaaaaaaataaaaaacacgattCATAACTGGATAACTGCTGAAAAGcgaaaaacaaaaatgattatataG
- the LOC127851763 gene encoding uncharacterized protein LOC127851763, whose product MNRKERASSSESDVSESESLDDTDNDPDFSLESNYVSDSSSDTSEVIPQTVFPSLTMKNKSSTIVKLPSNKQKTVYWSNNEVSSTTDGASNRNAKITVQTSNNENGRKWDKKQYCLFCEKGYTNIRKHYLKSHKTETEVQKILRMPMKSKERTAELTHLRNAGNYKHNVSVLKEESGEFFIVARKTHDKKPEDYLPCDDCLGFFLREGLWRHKQVCPLRNPSLALKIGHLLKKCAKVAKSEALIIGDLDQGTRANNFLTLCNDEWADEISSCALQTLTKKQDE is encoded by the exons ATGAACAGAAAAGAAAGGGCAAGCTCAAGTG AATCAGATGTCAGTGAGTCAGAGAGCTTAGATGACACTGATAACGACCCAGACTTCAGTTTAGAATCCAATTATGTGTCCGACTCCTCATCCGATACATCTGAAGTCATTCCACAGACAGTTTTTCCATCGCTCACTATGAAAAACAAATCAAGTACAATTGTAAAACTACCATCTAATAAACAAAAAACTGTGTATTGGTCAAATAATGAGGTTTCTTCAACCACGGATGGTGCTTCAAACAGAAATGCAAAAATTACAGTCCAGACAAGTAATAATGAAAATGGAAGAAAGTGGGATAAAAAACAATACTGTCTTTTCTGCGAGAAAGGTTACACAAACATAAGAAAGCATTACTTAAAATCACACAAAACTGAAACAGAAGTTCAGAAAATATTACGTATGCCCATGAAATCCAAGGAACGCACAGCAGAACTGACCCACTTAAGGAATGCTGGAAACTACAAACATAATGTGAGTGTTTTGAAAGAGGAAAGCGGTGAATTTTTCATTGTTGCAAGAAAAACACATGACAAAAAACCCGAGGATTATCTCCCATGTGATGACTGCTTGGGTTTTTTCCTAAGAGAAGGTCTTTGGAGGCACAAACAGGTTTGCCCACTTCGCAATCCTTCTTTAGCCTTGAAGATAGGGCACCTGCTCAAAAAATGTGCGAAAGTGGCAAAATCTGAAGCCCTGATTATAGGTGATTTAGATCAAGGAACCAGAGCAAACAATTTCTTAACACTCTGTAATGACGAATGGGCAGATGAAATTTCAAGCTGTGCTTTACAAACTCTTACAAAAAAACAAGATGAATAA